One segment of Bacillus alkalisoli DNA contains the following:
- a CDS encoding YlbF family regulator, which translates to MIATLERLQLVEGAEQLAKMVLQSDIYEDYLRCLYNLRTNKEAMEIVSKFVAIKEKHEEVQRFGKYHPDYRLITKETRDIKRTLDLNETVATFKEAENAIQKLLDEISVLLGRAVSEHIKVPTGNPFFDSMSSCGGGCGSGGSCGCG; encoded by the coding sequence ATGATAGCCACTCTTGAAAGACTACAATTAGTAGAAGGTGCAGAACAATTGGCAAAAATGGTGCTTCAATCTGATATTTATGAAGACTATTTACGCTGTTTATATAATTTACGAACAAATAAAGAAGCTATGGAAATAGTCTCTAAATTTGTTGCTATAAAAGAAAAACACGAAGAGGTACAACGATTTGGCAAGTACCACCCAGACTACCGTCTAATTACAAAAGAAACTCGTGATATAAAGAGAACATTAGATTTAAATGAAACAGTAGCAACTTTTAAAGAAGCGGAAAACGCTATCCAGAAATTATTGGATGAAATTAGCGTACTACTTGGAAGAGCTGTTTCAGAGCATATTAAAGTTCCAACTGGAAATCCATTCTTTGACTCGATGTCAAGTTGTGGTGGAGGATGTGGATCAGGAGGAAGTTGTGGTTGCGGTTAA
- a CDS encoding YceD family protein — protein sequence MKWTLFQLNQLQHRGLLIDETIDVTEEARSIEKNIRSVRPVHVTGRADLSSKKATFHLKIEGSMILPCSRTLVDVDYPININTTETFLFEPVSYEGENEELHYIEGDVVNLIPIIAESIALEVPLQVYSENPDSSEAAPQSGNGWGVITEEDQSEKIDPRLAGLAKFFDKNKEE from the coding sequence TTGAAATGGACATTATTCCAGTTAAATCAGTTACAACATAGAGGATTACTTATTGATGAAACAATAGATGTTACTGAAGAAGCAAGATCTATTGAAAAAAATATTCGATCTGTAAGACCTGTTCATGTGACTGGTCGAGCTGATTTAAGTTCTAAAAAAGCTACTTTTCATTTAAAAATTGAAGGTAGCATGATATTACCGTGTTCACGTACATTAGTGGATGTGGACTATCCAATTAATATTAATACTACTGAAACTTTTTTATTTGAGCCTGTTAGTTACGAAGGAGAAAACGAGGAATTGCATTACATTGAGGGTGATGTTGTTAACCTAATTCCGATTATTGCGGAAAGCATTGCACTTGAAGTACCTTTGCAAGTCTATAGTGAAAATCCTGATTCTTCTGAAGCAGCTCCACAATCAGGCAATGGTTGGGGTGTTATTACAGAAGAAGATCAATCTGAAAAAATTGATCCTCGTTTAGCAGGCTTAGCTAAATTCTTTGATAAAAACAAAGAAGAATAG
- a CDS encoding YlbG family protein: MLTGRQGVFVWLYTLKQAKQLRRYGNVLYISKKLKYVHLYCNMDEAEGIVEKLQKLSFVKRVDVSYRPFLKTEFENSRPDKAKEYDYKMGL, encoded by the coding sequence ATGTTGACTGGAAGACAAGGTGTCTTCGTTTGGTTGTATACATTAAAACAAGCGAAACAACTTAGAAGATATGGTAATGTTTTATATATATCAAAAAAATTAAAGTACGTTCATTTATATTGTAATATGGATGAAGCAGAGGGAATAGTAGAAAAACTACAAAAACTATCATTTGTAAAACGCGTGGATGTATCATATCGCCCTTTTCTTAAAACAGAATTCGAAAACTCACGTCCAGATAAAGCGAAAGAGTATGATTATAAAATGGGATTGTAA
- the rpmF gene encoding 50S ribosomal protein L32 → MAVPFRRTSKTAKRKRRTHFKLQVPGMVECPSCGEMKLAHRVCPACGTYKGKEVVNK, encoded by the coding sequence ATGGCTGTACCTTTTAGAAGAACATCTAAAACTGCAAAAAGAAAACGCCGTACACATTTTAAACTACAAGTTCCTGGTATGGTAGAATGCCCAAGCTGCGGTGAAATGAAATTAGCTCACCGTGTGTGCCCAGCATGTGGAACATACAAAGGGAAAGAAGTAGTAAATAAATAG
- the rsmD gene encoding 16S rRNA (guanine(966)-N(2))-methyltransferase RsmD, producing MRVISGVYKGRQLKAVPGMNTRPTTDKVKESIFNMIGPYFEGGIALDLFGGSGGLGIEALSRGIDKVVFVDKDGKAIQTIKKNVEELKLNDSVEIYRNDAIRALNAINKREDIRFDLILLDPPYKRHQLELLLETIEEYKLLKQDGIIMAEHSNEVKLPDIIGSLHISKKETYGTTVISVYKQQ from the coding sequence ATGAGAGTAATTTCAGGAGTATATAAAGGTAGACAGTTGAAAGCGGTTCCGGGGATGAACACTCGTCCAACAACAGATAAAGTGAAGGAATCCATCTTTAATATGATTGGACCATATTTTGAAGGTGGAATAGCACTGGATCTTTTTGGTGGCAGTGGAGGCTTAGGAATTGAGGCACTAAGTAGAGGTATAGACAAAGTAGTTTTTGTAGATAAAGACGGCAAAGCTATTCAAACAATAAAGAAAAATGTAGAAGAGCTAAAGTTAAACGATTCGGTAGAGATTTATAGAAATGATGCGATAAGAGCTCTAAATGCCATTAATAAAAGAGAAGATATACGTTTTGATTTAATATTATTAGATCCTCCCTATAAGCGTCATCAATTAGAATTACTACTTGAAACCATTGAGGAATATAAGCTTCTAAAACAAGATGGTATTATAATGGCTGAGCATAGTAATGAAGTAAAATTGCCAGACATCATCGGTTCATTACATATTAGTAAAAAAGAAACATACGGAACAACAGTAATCTCAGTGTATAAACAACAATAG
- a CDS encoding patatin-like phospholipase family protein: MSKPKIAIALGSGGARGFAHLGVLKVLEEENIQVDYIAGSSMGALIGSFYATGHDMDRMYKIATAFQRKYYLDFTVPKMGFVSGDRVKQLISMFTHGKNIEDLKIPFAIVATDIEKAEKVVFTKGSVAEAVRASISIPGIFVPVRVDGRLLVDGGVLDRVPASVAKEMGADIVIAVDVSQVKSNDGIHSIFDVILQTIDIMQNELVKRSELEADVMIRPPVAHFSSRAFTNIDEIIRIGEEEARKQLPVIKKVLQDWKERHEGEE; the protein is encoded by the coding sequence TTGAGTAAACCAAAAATTGCAATTGCACTAGGTTCTGGTGGAGCTAGAGGATTTGCCCATTTAGGTGTTTTGAAAGTATTAGAAGAAGAAAATATACAGGTAGACTATATTGCTGGAAGTAGTATGGGAGCGTTGATAGGTAGTTTTTATGCAACAGGTCATGACATGGATCGAATGTATAAGATAGCTACTGCCTTCCAACGTAAATATTATTTAGATTTTACCGTCCCGAAAATGGGTTTTGTAAGTGGAGATAGAGTGAAACAACTAATTTCCATGTTCACCCACGGGAAGAATATTGAAGACTTAAAGATTCCATTCGCCATCGTTGCAACTGATATTGAAAAGGCCGAAAAAGTAGTATTTACGAAGGGGTCAGTTGCTGAAGCAGTTAGAGCTAGTATTTCCATTCCGGGTATCTTTGTTCCGGTGCGAGTAGATGGCCGTCTATTGGTAGATGGTGGAGTCTTAGATAGAGTGCCTGCATCAGTTGCAAAAGAAATGGGAGCTGACATAGTCATAGCGGTTGATGTATCACAAGTAAAAAGTAATGACGGAATACACTCTATTTTTGATGTTATATTACAAACCATTGATATTATGCAAAATGAACTAGTAAAAAGAAGTGAATTAGAAGCGGATGTTATGATTCGTCCCCCTGTTGCTCATTTTAGCTCGAGGGCCTTCACAAATATCGATGAAATAATCCGTATTGGGGAAGAAGAGGCAAGAAAACAATTGCCTGTCATTAAAAAAGTTTTGCAAGACTGGAAGGAGCGGCACGAGGGTGAAGAATAG
- the ylbJ gene encoding sporulation integral membrane protein YlbJ, with protein MDLSKLRTIIFAFIITFLTVSLILFPKVALEASIRGLKMWWEVVFPSLLPFFIISELLIAFGVVAFIGVLFEPLMRPIFRVPGVGGFVLAMGMASGYPSGAKLTARLRQEKQITKIEAERLVSFTNSSNPLFIFGAISIGFFHNPKIGIILAMAHYLGNILVGVAMRFHGGKEKESLQQEGKSSKQVKSSLKEAFRQLHRTRIKNNKPFGKLLGDAVSSSVQTLLMIGGFIILFSVLNNILTLVNVTALIAGLVSVLLSIFHLSKDFSLPLISGIFEITLGAKLTSEVTGVGLKEQVIVTSFFLAFCGFSVQAQVASILAETDIRFTPFFLARILHAFFAATLAYILWEPLNKKLSGFHDSSVDVPVFSPFIEKGFIEKTMDTLATIGPPLTLLFLTIYILITFTDQKRRRTRM; from the coding sequence TTGGATTTATCAAAACTTAGGACCATAATCTTTGCATTCATCATTACTTTTTTAACCGTATCATTAATTCTCTTTCCCAAAGTAGCATTAGAAGCATCGATTCGTGGATTAAAGATGTGGTGGGAAGTAGTTTTTCCTTCTTTACTTCCTTTTTTCATTATTAGTGAATTGCTAATAGCTTTTGGTGTCGTAGCTTTTATAGGAGTATTATTCGAACCTTTAATGAGACCGATATTCCGTGTTCCAGGAGTAGGTGGTTTTGTTCTAGCAATGGGGATGGCATCTGGCTATCCGTCAGGAGCTAAACTAACCGCTCGATTAAGACAAGAAAAACAAATAACAAAGATAGAAGCAGAACGACTAGTTTCTTTTACAAATTCATCTAATCCTCTATTTATATTTGGGGCTATTTCCATTGGTTTTTTCCATAATCCCAAAATAGGAATCATTTTAGCAATGGCACACTATTTAGGTAACATACTTGTTGGAGTAGCAATGAGGTTTCATGGTGGGAAAGAAAAAGAAAGTCTTCAACAAGAAGGAAAATCGTCAAAACAAGTTAAATCTTCTTTAAAAGAAGCGTTTAGACAACTACACCGAACGAGAATAAAAAATAATAAGCCATTCGGTAAATTATTAGGGGATGCTGTTTCTTCTTCTGTACAAACATTACTCATGATTGGCGGATTTATTATTTTATTTTCGGTATTAAATAATATTCTTACGTTAGTGAATGTTACAGCTCTTATCGCAGGTTTAGTTAGTGTCTTATTGAGTATTTTTCATCTATCTAAGGACTTTAGCTTACCGCTTATTTCTGGGATCTTTGAAATAACATTAGGAGCAAAATTAACAAGTGAAGTAACAGGAGTAGGATTAAAGGAGCAGGTTATCGTTACAAGCTTTTTCTTAGCTTTCTGTGGGTTTAGCGTACAGGCGCAAGTGGCTAGCATACTTGCTGAAACGGATATAAGATTCACCCCATTTTTCTTGGCCCGTATTTTACACGCTTTTTTTGCTGCAACGTTAGCTTATATACTTTGGGAGCCTTTAAACAAAAAGCTTAGCGGCTTTCACGATTCGAGTGTTGACGTTCCGGTATTCTCCCCTTTTATAGAAAAGGGATTTATAGAAAAGACTATGGATACGTTAGCTACTATTGGACCGCCACTTACTCTTCTGTTTTTAACGATTTATATTCTCATTACATTTACAGACCAAAAAAGAAGAAGGACTCGTATGTGA
- a CDS encoding nucleotidyltransferase — protein sequence MKTLGVIVEYNPFHNGHLFHLQQSKKQTDADIVIAVMSGQFLQRGEPALVSKWTRTKMALLNGIDIVIELPYAFATQKAEMFANGAISILSSLKCDFVCFGSEQGNIQDFEITYELLKSEKETYDRLVQKFVKEGNSFPKASNLAFLQFTNEKVPLDLTKPNNILGFHYVKAIKEQNSKVVPSTIERTVAGYHDEHFHSSPIASATSIRKHLFETNTIEEIKNYVPIKTYEQLLEYKKHHSTYHRWEDYFSLLKYKVLSSSISELADIYEVEEGLENRIQEIIKNSTTYHEFMTKLKTKRYTWTRLQRMCTHILTNTKKQEMKMVSKDNRSNYIRLLGMSKAGQDYLSSIKKELTVPLVTKIGRNADHMLELDKRATVAYSMSLIEPVRSNFINKEFSQPPIRFDEKGQTFLS from the coding sequence ATGAAAACTTTAGGTGTCATAGTAGAGTATAATCCATTTCACAATGGGCATTTGTTTCATTTGCAACAATCAAAAAAACAAACTGATGCGGATATAGTAATTGCTGTTATGAGTGGCCAATTTTTACAAAGAGGCGAGCCAGCCCTCGTTTCTAAATGGACAAGAACAAAAATGGCTCTACTTAATGGAATTGATATCGTCATAGAACTACCATATGCATTTGCTACACAAAAAGCAGAAATGTTTGCAAATGGGGCCATTTCCATTCTTTCTAGTTTAAAATGTGATTTTGTTTGCTTTGGAAGTGAACAAGGAAATATTCAAGATTTTGAGATTACATATGAACTTCTTAAGAGTGAGAAAGAAACATATGATAGACTTGTTCAAAAATTTGTTAAGGAAGGTAATAGTTTTCCTAAAGCCTCTAATTTAGCATTTTTACAATTTACGAATGAAAAAGTACCACTTGATTTAACAAAACCTAACAATATACTTGGATTTCATTATGTGAAAGCTATTAAAGAACAAAATAGCAAGGTAGTGCCCTCAACTATAGAAAGAACAGTAGCTGGCTACCATGACGAACATTTTCATTCCTCACCTATTGCAAGTGCAACTAGTATAAGAAAGCATCTATTTGAGACGAATACGATTGAAGAAATAAAAAACTATGTTCCCATCAAAACATATGAGCAACTATTAGAGTACAAGAAACACCACTCTACCTATCATCGTTGGGAAGACTATTTTTCCTTATTAAAATATAAGGTATTAAGTAGTAGTATTTCCGAACTTGCAGACATTTATGAGGTAGAAGAAGGTCTAGAAAACAGAATACAAGAAATAATTAAAAATAGTACTACATACCATGAATTTATGACTAAATTAAAAACAAAGAGGTATACATGGACAAGGCTTCAACGGATGTGTACACATATACTAACAAATACAAAAAAACAAGAAATGAAGATGGTTTCTAAAGATAATAGAAGTAACTATATTCGATTATTAGGCATGTCTAAAGCAGGACAAGATTATTTAAGCTCTATAAAGAAGGAGTTAACAGTGCCACTAGTAACGAAGATTGGACGCAATGCTGACCATATGTTAGAGCTTGATAAACGAGCGACCGTTGCATATTCCATGAGTTTAATTGAGCCTGTAAGAAGTAATTTTATAAACAAAGAATTTTCTCAACCACCAATTCGCTTCGATGAGAAAGGCCAAACTTTTTTATCTTAA
- a CDS encoding DUF7147 family protein — protein MIQRFIELGEGYSDIYELFELARHNKNRVEHLFMLHTKKDGKEVTSFSVIMKPTKPGDFQAMYICLEGIPNPNHLPNKRHELFASLGEELGKHIIEFDVKPSNFFAEKALFFQYLIGILRMNRFIPPLQ, from the coding sequence ATGATCCAACGTTTTATTGAATTAGGTGAAGGTTATTCTGACATATACGAACTGTTTGAATTAGCTCGTCATAATAAAAATCGTGTTGAACATTTATTTATGTTACATACAAAAAAAGACGGAAAGGAAGTTACTTCTTTTTCCGTCATTATGAAACCTACAAAACCAGGTGACTTTCAAGCAATGTACATTTGTTTAGAAGGTATACCTAACCCTAATCATCTACCGAATAAACGTCATGAACTTTTCGCAAGCTTAGGAGAAGAATTAGGGAAACACATTATTGAATTTGACGTAAAACCATCTAATTTCTTCGCAGAGAAAGCACTATTTTTCCAATACTTAATTGGAATATTAAGAATGAACAGATTCATTCCACCATTACAATAA
- the coaD gene encoding pantetheine-phosphate adenylyltransferase, which yields MTSIAVCPGSFDPVTLGHLDIIKRSAKVFDTVYVCVLNNSSKNSLFSTEERVDLLREVTKELPNIKIDSFSGLLIDYARSKKATSIVRGLRAVSDFEYEMQITSVNRVLDDNIETLFMMTNNQYSFLSSSIVKEVAKYNGDVSELVPPFVEQALINKYKS from the coding sequence ATGACTAGCATTGCAGTTTGTCCAGGAAGCTTTGATCCAGTTACATTAGGACATTTAGATATTATTAAAAGGTCTGCAAAAGTTTTTGATACGGTGTATGTTTGTGTTTTAAATAATTCTTCTAAAAACTCGTTATTTTCAACAGAAGAAAGAGTAGACTTATTAAGAGAAGTAACGAAAGAATTGCCAAATATTAAGATTGATTCATTTTCTGGCTTATTGATCGATTATGCTAGAAGTAAAAAAGCAACATCTATTGTTAGAGGATTAAGAGCAGTTTCTGATTTTGAATATGAGATGCAAATAACTTCTGTAAATAGGGTGTTAGATGACAACATCGAAACGTTGTTTATGATGACAAACAATCAATATTCTTTTTTAAGTTCTAGCATCGTAAAAGAAGTTGCGAAGTATAATGGGGACGTTTCAGAGTTGGTTCCACCATTTGTGGAGCAGGCGCTAATTAATAAATATAAATCTTAG
- a CDS encoding YlbE-like family protein: MRKEVFDYIQKKKTLQNFIREQPIWYRKLSRNPEILQDLELASMYHYKQTIPHKVQKFQDSVQMASMMVHMFHTMKNMD; encoded by the coding sequence ATGCGTAAAGAAGTATTTGATTATATTCAAAAAAAGAAAACGTTACAAAATTTTATAAGAGAACAACCAATTTGGTATCGTAAGTTAAGTAGGAATCCAGAAATTCTTCAAGATCTTGAACTAGCATCAATGTATCATTACAAACAAACAATTCCACATAAAGTACAAAAATTCCAAGATTCTGTTCAAATGGCATCAATGATGGTGCATATGTTTCACACAATGAAGAATATGGATTGA
- a CDS encoding enoyl-CoA hydratase/isomerase family protein, with amino-acid sequence MQHQSNKTIKIIDNQNIMWFTINRPEKRNAIDFDVMDSLKNALLEVKGNKKIRGFVITGSGDRAFCSGGDLSVFHSLRTKEQAYDMLSKMGSILYDLMVLPVPTFAYLNGTAVGGGCEIASACDFRIAKQNVKVGFIQGKLGITTGWGGSSMLLERVNYPEAMQMLYSSKLYEATEAKEIGFIQHVVTKNSYGELMGKIHSQIAPSANVLRSYKMVAIQKWEASNLKQRMLDEIEQCSILWEKDEHHDAVDQFLMKE; translated from the coding sequence ATGCAGCACCAATCAAACAAAACAATCAAAATAATAGATAATCAAAATATAATGTGGTTTACAATCAATAGACCTGAAAAACGTAATGCGATAGACTTCGATGTAATGGATTCTTTGAAAAATGCACTATTAGAAGTGAAGGGAAATAAAAAAATTAGAGGATTTGTGATTACAGGTAGTGGAGATAGAGCCTTTTGTTCAGGAGGGGATTTGTCTGTATTCCATTCATTACGTACTAAAGAGCAAGCCTACGATATGCTAAGTAAGATGGGTAGTATTTTATATGATTTAATGGTATTACCAGTACCTACATTTGCGTATCTTAACGGAACAGCTGTAGGAGGGGGCTGTGAAATTGCTAGTGCTTGTGACTTCCGTATTGCCAAACAAAATGTAAAGGTAGGTTTTATTCAAGGAAAGTTAGGTATTACAACTGGGTGGGGAGGAAGTAGCATGCTTCTTGAGAGAGTAAACTATCCGGAAGCTATGCAAATGCTGTACTCTAGTAAACTTTACGAAGCAACAGAAGCTAAAGAAATAGGGTTTATTCAACATGTTGTTACAAAAAATTCTTATGGAGAACTAATGGGAAAAATACATAGTCAAATTGCTCCATCTGCTAATGTGTTAAGAAGCTATAAGATGGTCGCTATTCAAAAGTGGGAAGCTTCAAATTTAAAACAAAGAATGTTAGATGAAATAGAACAATGTTCCATACTATGGGAGAAAGACGAACATCATGATGCGGTTGATCAATTTTTAATGAAAGAATAA
- a CDS encoding RsfA family transcriptional regulator, producing MSTIRQDAWSQDEDLLLAEVVLRYIREGGTQLAAFEEVGKKLSRTSAACGFRWNSFVRKQYKSGIELAKKQRKESKKGVTPNVSYETNEVQSVLTEEQTDTLSISNIITFLGQLEEMEASYVKLQMENQYLKQKIIKLENDINFLTEKKRELERSMNLVEEDYKALIEIMERARKMVVLQEEEKSKVKFQMDRNGNLERVQK from the coding sequence ATGTCGACTATTCGTCAAGATGCTTGGTCACAAGATGAAGACTTATTACTGGCAGAAGTAGTGTTGAGGTATATTAGAGAAGGTGGAACACAACTTGCAGCATTTGAAGAAGTAGGAAAAAAACTATCTAGAACTTCTGCTGCGTGTGGATTTAGATGGAATTCGTTTGTTCGTAAACAATATAAATCTGGTATTGAGCTAGCAAAAAAGCAAAGAAAAGAGTCAAAAAAAGGTGTAACTCCTAATGTGAGCTACGAGACAAATGAAGTTCAATCTGTGCTTACAGAAGAACAAACGGATACTTTGTCCATTTCAAACATTATCACATTTTTAGGTCAACTGGAGGAAATGGAAGCCAGCTATGTAAAATTACAAATGGAGAATCAATACTTAAAACAAAAAATTATAAAGTTAGAAAATGATATCAATTTCCTCACAGAAAAAAAGCGCGAGCTAGAAAGATCAATGAACTTAGTAGAAGAAGATTATAAAGCACTAATAGAAATAATGGAAAGAGCACGAAAAATGGTTGTGTTACAAGAAGAAGAAAAAAGTAAAGTGAAGTTTCAGATGGATAGAAACGGGAATTTAGAAAGAGTTCAAAAATAA
- a CDS encoding SepM family pheromone-processing serine protease, with the protein MKNRFLVRSLVLGIILALLLNFITLPYYVTRPGFAQDLQPIVVVEDGYDHDGKFMLTTVKMGKANIFTYLYSKWNDYYLTYPIKDILQEGETDQEYTNRQLYYMENSKETAIKIAYEKAEKEVTVDSRGVYVLRIVAGMPAEDVLQFGDKIISVNGVETATAEAFMDLVAQKSVGDTISITLVRDGNEEGVSVTLQPFPDDKERAGVGIQLVTDFDVKTNPSIEIDSAKIGGPSAGLMFSLEIYNQLTEEDVAKGYKIAGTGTINENGTVGRIGGISQKIVAAHKSGVDFFFAPNENGATNSNYLEAVAVAKDIGTPMQVVPVDTFDDAISFLQEQQPK; encoded by the coding sequence GTGAAGAATAGATTTTTAGTAAGGTCATTAGTATTAGGTATTATATTAGCACTCCTATTAAATTTTATAACGTTACCTTACTATGTAACGAGACCAGGATTTGCTCAAGACTTACAACCTATTGTGGTAGTTGAGGACGGGTATGATCATGATGGTAAATTTATGTTAACGACCGTTAAAATGGGTAAGGCGAACATTTTTACTTATTTGTATTCTAAATGGAACGATTATTATCTTACTTATCCAATAAAAGATATTTTGCAAGAAGGAGAAACGGACCAAGAATATACAAACCGTCAATTATATTACATGGAAAACTCTAAAGAAACAGCAATTAAGATTGCTTATGAAAAAGCCGAGAAAGAAGTAACGGTCGACTCACGTGGAGTTTATGTACTTCGAATTGTAGCAGGTATGCCTGCGGAGGACGTCCTGCAATTTGGAGATAAAATAATTTCAGTTAATGGAGTAGAAACAGCAACAGCAGAAGCTTTCATGGATCTAGTAGCCCAAAAGAGTGTGGGAGATACAATTAGCATAACTTTAGTTCGTGATGGTAATGAAGAAGGTGTTTCCGTTACATTACAGCCATTTCCTGATGATAAGGAAAGAGCTGGGGTTGGTATTCAGTTAGTAACAGACTTTGACGTAAAAACGAATCCTTCTATTGAGATTGACTCTGCCAAGATTGGTGGGCCATCCGCAGGTTTAATGTTTTCACTTGAAATTTATAATCAATTAACAGAAGAAGATGTTGCGAAAGGTTATAAAATTGCAGGTACTGGTACGATAAATGAAAACGGAACAGTAGGACGTATAGGTGGGATTTCACAGAAAATTGTGGCAGCACATAAGTCAGGCGTCGACTTTTTCTTCGCACCAAACGAAAATGGTGCGACCAATTCAAACTACTTAGAAGCAGTAGCAGTTGCGAAAGATATTGGCACTCCAATGCAAGTTGTACCGGTGGATACATTTGATGACGCAATTAGCTTTTTACAAGAACAACAACCAAAATAA
- a CDS encoding YlbD family protein: protein MATSKQKHPSIEKFKDFVKRHPKLRDQVKSEQKTWQELFEEWYLLGEEDEMWVSFRDKTEPTISSDSNKSSEDKTDIIPQVLSALKKMDTNQIQYYLTNANHAIGNIQQLIQQFIPTNSKGNSTSQGPRNPFSFRKD from the coding sequence ATGGCTACTTCAAAACAAAAACATCCAAGTATTGAGAAATTCAAAGATTTTGTAAAAAGACATCCAAAACTAAGAGATCAAGTAAAAAGCGAGCAAAAAACATGGCAGGAATTATTTGAAGAATGGTATTTATTAGGGGAAGAAGATGAAATGTGGGTAAGTTTCCGCGATAAAACAGAGCCAACAATTAGTAGCGATAGTAATAAAAGCTCTGAAGATAAAACGGATATCATCCCACAAGTATTAAGTGCTCTAAAAAAAATGGATACAAATCAAATACAATATTATTTAACAAATGCTAATCATGCAATTGGTAATATCCAACAGCTAATTCAACAGTTTATTCCAACAAACAGTAAAGGCAACTCTACTTCACAAGGACCTAGAAATCCGTTTTCATTTAGAAAGGATTAA
- a CDS encoding PaaI family thioesterase — protein sequence MDYQTKWEQFLHTASETEREEASLILEALEARRNKKHSTFVSALLNFTTINFCSEKKTLEMTMTNSTLLDNSLSILHGGFSATFLDTAMGTLASKICPEGKTTVTSEIKVNFLRPGVAKDFTCTANVIHQGSKLIVVEGKMTNEANKIVAHATGSFFVIDKK from the coding sequence ATGGATTACCAAACTAAATGGGAACAGTTTTTACATACAGCATCAGAGACGGAACGAGAAGAAGCTTCATTAATTTTAGAAGCGCTAGAGGCGAGAAGAAATAAAAAGCACAGTACCTTTGTTTCAGCTTTATTAAACTTTACAACTATAAACTTTTGTTCAGAAAAGAAAACATTAGAAATGACAATGACCAACAGTACTTTGTTAGATAATTCCTTGTCCATTTTACATGGAGGATTTAGTGCAACATTTCTTGATACCGCTATGGGCACACTAGCATCAAAAATTTGTCCAGAAGGGAAAACAACTGTTACGTCGGAAATAAAAGTTAACTTCTTGAGACCTGGAGTTGCAAAAGATTTTACTTGTACCGCCAATGTTATTCATCAAGGATCCAAGCTAATTGTTGTAGAAGGTAAAATGACAAACGAAGCAAACAAAATCGTTGCGCATGCTACAGGTAGTTTTTTTGTTATTGATAAAAAGTAA